Proteins from one Mercurialis annua linkage group LG7, ddMerAnnu1.2, whole genome shotgun sequence genomic window:
- the LOC126656181 gene encoding defensin-like protein 1, with amino-acid sequence MEKRFFGVLLLLLILFTSQEVMVPAEARVCESPSHYFKGPCARDHNCAMVCRNEAFSGGRCKGFRRRCLCTKLC; translated from the exons ATGGAGAAGAGGTTCTTTGGGGTTTTGCTGCTGCTGCTCATTCTTTTCACCTCTC AAGAAGTGATGGTACCAGCTGAAGCTAGGGTTTGTGAGTCACCGAGCCATTATTTCAAAGGACCATGCGCAAGAGACCACAACTGTGCTATGGTGTGTAGGAATGAAGCTTTTTCTGGTGGCCGCTGCAAAGGATTCCGTCGTCGCTGTTTATGCACTAAGCTTTGCTAA